Proteins found in one Rhinolophus ferrumequinum isolate MPI-CBG mRhiFer1 chromosome 9, mRhiFer1_v1.p, whole genome shotgun sequence genomic segment:
- the LOC117027073 gene encoding LOW QUALITY PROTEIN: phosphate carrier protein, mitochondrial-like (The sequence of the model RefSeq protein was modified relative to this genomic sequence to represent the inferred CDS: inserted 2 bases in 2 codons) yields MYCWSVGRSPYSCTRNLLVCGLGGMLSCGLTHTAIVPLDLVKCRVQVDPXNYKGILSGFGVTLLDGGLHGLARGWTPTXFGYSMQGLSKFGLCEVFIIRYAELLGQEKVYRWRTSLYLTASASAESFAHRAPAPMEAVKVRVQTQPGYGRTLRAAAPRTGDEEGLWAFYTGVAPLWMTQIPYTMMKSACFERTVEALYQYAMPKPRSQCTKAEQLAMTFVAGYVAGIFCAVVSHLADAVVSILNKEKGSTALGVLCKLGFGGVWKGLFARIIMTGTLTAPQWFVYDSVKVYFKLPRLPVTQALESLKEQK; encoded by the exons ATGTACTGCTGGAGCGTTGGCCGAAGCCCT TACAGCTGTACGAGAAACCTGCTGGTGTGCGGCCTGGGCGGGATGCTGAGCTGTGGGCTGACACACACCGCCATTGTGCCCCTGGACTTGGTCAAGTGCCGCGTGCAGGTGGATC GGAACTACAAGGGCATCCTGAGCGGCTTTGGAGTGACGCTGCTGGACGGCGGGCTACACGGCCTGGCCCGAGGGTGGACCCCGA TCTTCGGCTACTCCATGCAGGGCCTTAGCAAGTTTGGCCTCTGTGAGGTCTTCATAATCCGTTACGCGGAGCTCCTGGGCCAGGAGAAGGTCTACAGGTGGAGAACCAGCCTGTACCTGACCGCCTCGGCCAGCGCCGAGTCCTTCGCCCACCGAGCCCCGGCGCCCATGGAGGCTGTGAAGGTCCGCGTCCAAACGCAGCCGGGCTACGGCAGGACACTGCGGGCCGCGGCCCCCAGGACGGGCGACGAGGAGGGCCTGTGGGCCTTCTACACAGGCGTGGCGCCGCTCTGGATGACGCAGATCCCCTACACCATGATGAAGTCCGCCTGCTTCGAGCGCACGGTGGAAGCTCTCTACCAGTATGCCATGCCCAAGCCCCGGAGCCAGTGCACCAAAGCCGAGCAGCTCGCCATGACCTTCGTGGCCGGCTACGTTGCTGGTATCTTCTGCGCCGTCGTGTCCCACCTGGCTGATGCCGTCGTGTCCATTTTGAACAAGGAGAAAGGTAGCACGGCCTTAGGAGTTCTCTGCAAACTGGGGTTTGGGGGAGTGTGGAAGGGCCTGTTCGCCCGGATCATCATGACTGGCACCCTGACAGCACCGCAGTGGTTCGTCTATGACTCAGTCAAGGTCTATTTCAAGCTGCCTCGCCTTCCTGTCACTCAAGCACTGGAATCCCTGAAGGAGCAAAAGTAG